A single genomic interval of Christensenellaceae bacterium 44-20 harbors:
- the rph gene encoding ribonuclease PH, with product MRVDGRANDALRDLRITPHFMPNSGGSCLIEWGNTRVLVTANVENKVPPFLAGKGSGWLTAEYAMLPGSTLGRKPRERQKSDSRSIEIQRLIGRSLRSVLDFEALGERMITVDCDVIQADGGTRTASITGGFIALGLLVRQLMSEGILEKNPIREYLAAVSAGIVDGEPLLDLCYQEDSRAEADMNFVGTEGSCISEIQICGEKRAITDVEFANLLVACKTGVKQLIQKQKEVLENL from the coding sequence ATGAGAGTAGATGGAAGAGCAAACGATGCGCTGCGCGATTTGCGCATTACGCCGCATTTTATGCCGAACTCGGGCGGCTCCTGCCTGATAGAATGGGGCAATACCAGAGTGCTGGTTACGGCGAATGTGGAAAATAAAGTGCCGCCTTTTCTGGCGGGCAAGGGGAGCGGCTGGCTGACGGCGGAATATGCCATGCTGCCCGGCTCCACCCTGGGGCGCAAGCCGCGGGAGCGCCAGAAATCCGATTCCCGCAGCATCGAGATCCAGCGGCTGATTGGCCGGAGCCTGCGCTCTGTGCTGGATTTTGAAGCCCTGGGCGAGCGGATGATCACGGTAGACTGCGATGTCATCCAGGCGGACGGCGGAACCCGGACCGCCTCGATTACGGGCGGCTTTATCGCGCTCGGCCTGCTGGTCAGGCAGCTCATGAGCGAGGGCATTTTGGAGAAAAACCCGATTCGGGAATATCTGGCTGCGGTATCGGCAGGAATCGTGGATGGAGAGCCGCTCTTAGATCTCTGCTACCAGGAGGATTCGCGGGCCGAGGCGGATATGAACTTCGTGGGGACGGAGGGCAGCTGCATCAGCGAGATTCAGATCTGCGGCGAAAAGCGCGCGATTACGGATGTGGAATTTGCAAACCTGCTGGTCGCCTGCAAAACCGGCGTAAAGCAGCTCATACAAAAGCAAAAGGAAGTGCTGGAGAATTTATGA
- the rdgB gene encoding RdgB/HAM1 family non-canonical purine NTP pyrophosphatase yields the protein MKKLILATGNPGKVREMKQILAGLYDEVISMKEAGVAVDVVEDADSFLGNAAKKALAISQLVECDVVADDSGLCVDGLGGRPGVYSARYSAEGTDEANNAKLVQEVSQLGEEQRGAHYECAIVLARKGEVAFSCECRCDGQIILEARGSEGFGYDPYFLLPEYDKTFGEIEPAIKNQISHRAKALAELRQFAEQER from the coding sequence ATGAAAAAACTGATTTTGGCAACGGGAAACCCGGGCAAAGTCCGGGAGATGAAGCAGATTTTGGCAGGGCTTTATGATGAAGTGATCTCCATGAAGGAAGCGGGCGTGGCCGTGGATGTTGTGGAGGATGCAGATAGCTTTCTGGGCAATGCGGCAAAAAAAGCACTGGCCATCAGCCAGCTGGTGGAATGCGATGTCGTCGCGGATGATTCCGGCCTTTGCGTAGATGGGCTGGGCGGCCGGCCGGGCGTCTACTCGGCGCGCTACTCTGCGGAGGGCACGGACGAGGCCAACAATGCCAAGCTCGTGCAGGAGGTTTCCCAGCTGGGCGAAGAACAGCGGGGCGCGCACTATGAATGCGCCATCGTCCTGGCGCGCAAGGGCGAGGTCGCTTTTTCCTGCGAATGCCGCTGTGATGGACAAATTATTCTGGAGGCCCGGGGAAGCGAGGGCTTTGGATACGATCCCTATTTCCTGCTGCCCGAATACGACAAGACGTTCGGAGAGATCGAGCCGGCCATCAAGAACCAAATCAGCCATCGGGCCAAAGCGCTGGCCGAGCTGCGCCAGTTTGCGGAGCAGGAGAGATGA
- a CDS encoding metallophosphoesterase, whose product MRILVLSDTHRHLEPMKRAIVQAGPVDYIFHLGDNRADAGQISKYSDAKVVCVRGNCDSIGEAEQTVFLEGQRLLLTHGHCYAVKYSLDRLSYLAEERQADAVLFGHTHMPLTEYAGGRLLYNPGSVGEPRGGHRATFGLLLVTRDGIFPKTVELR is encoded by the coding sequence ATGAGGATTCTCGTTCTTTCGGATACCCACCGCCATCTGGAGCCCATGAAGCGCGCTATCGTCCAGGCAGGGCCGGTAGATTATATCTTCCATCTGGGAGATAACAGAGCGGATGCCGGGCAAATCTCCAAATATTCGGATGCAAAAGTAGTCTGCGTGAGGGGAAACTGCGATTCCATTGGGGAAGCCGAGCAAACCGTATTTTTGGAGGGGCAGCGCTTGCTTTTGACGCATGGGCACTGCTATGCCGTCAAATACTCCCTGGATCGCCTCTCTTATCTGGCAGAAGAGCGGCAGGCGGATGCCGTGCTGTTTGGCCATACGCATATGCCTCTCACGGAGTATGCGGGCGGGCGCCTGCTCTATAACCCGGGAAGCGTGGGCGAGCCGCGGGGCGGGCACAGGGCTACATTCGGCCTTCTTTTGGTAACGAGGGACGGCATTTTCCCCAAAACGGTGGAGCTGCGCTGA
- the sigG gene encoding RNA polymerase sporulation sigma factor SigG, translated as MINKVEICGVDTSRLPVIPESRLREYFEKIYAGDRSAREEFIQGNLRLVLSIVQRFSTRGENMDDLFQIGCVGLIKAIDNFDINVGVRFSTYACPMIIGEIRRYLRDNSLMRVSRSLKDTAYRAFAISRELAERNAQEPGIDAIAKEMGISREELSFALDAVQDPISISQPIYQEGGDALYVLDSLSDEKNSSETWLSGIALRDAISKLGDREKNIIRLRYFEGKTQMEVSEEIGISQAQVSRLEKSAIRNIKKNYV; from the coding sequence ATGATAAATAAAGTGGAAATTTGCGGCGTGGATACTTCCAGACTGCCCGTCATCCCAGAGAGCCGCCTGCGGGAATATTTTGAAAAAATCTATGCCGGGGATCGCAGTGCCCGGGAGGAATTCATTCAGGGAAACCTGCGCCTGGTCCTCTCCATCGTGCAGCGGTTTTCTACGCGCGGCGAAAATATGGACGATCTCTTCCAGATTGGCTGCGTCGGCCTGATCAAAGCCATCGATAATTTCGATATCAACGTCGGCGTTCGGTTCTCGACCTACGCCTGCCCGATGATCATCGGCGAAATTCGCCGGTATCTGCGGGATAACAGCCTGATGCGCGTCAGCCGCTCGCTCAAGGATACGGCCTACCGCGCTTTTGCCATCAGCCGGGAGCTGGCCGAGCGCAACGCCCAGGAACCGGGCATCGACGCCATCGCCAAAGAGATGGGCATCTCCCGGGAAGAGCTTTCCTTTGCGCTGGATGCGGTTCAGGATCCCATCTCCATCTCCCAGCCCATCTATCAGGAGGGCGGCGATGCGCTCTATGTGCTGGACAGCCTTTCGGATGAAAAAAACTCTTCGGAAACCTGGCTTTCGGGCATCGCGCTTCGGGACGCCATCAGCAAGCTGGGCGACCGGGAAAAGAACATCATCCGCCTGCGGTATTTTGAAGGCAAGACGCAGATGGAAGTCTCGGAGGAAATCGGCATCAGTCAGGCGCAGGTCTCCCGGCTGGAAAAAAGCGCGATACGCAACATCAAGAAAAACTATGTATAA
- the sigE gene encoding RNA polymerase sporulation sigma factor SigE, whose translation MIKTLEQIRLAIFKITLAKRHLLYVNGSEALPPPLSKSEESLLIQRLAGGESEVKTSLIERNIRLVVYIARKFDNTGVGLEDLISIGTIGLIKAVNTFDASKNIKLATYASRCIENEILMFLRRTSRIKGEISLDEPLNVDWDGNELLLSDILGTEGDAVFKEIESDVEKSLIAEAVSHLPAREKLIINMRFGLSGFRENTQKQVADALGISQSYISRLEKRIIKRLQKDVSKML comes from the coding sequence ATGATAAAAACATTGGAACAAATCCGTCTGGCCATTTTTAAAATCACTCTGGCAAAACGCCATCTCCTATACGTCAATGGGAGCGAAGCGCTTCCCCCGCCCCTCTCCAAGAGCGAGGAGAGTCTTCTAATACAGCGCCTGGCCGGCGGCGAAAGCGAGGTCAAAACCAGCCTGATCGAGCGCAATATCCGCCTGGTCGTCTATATTGCCCGCAAATTCGATAATACCGGCGTCGGCCTGGAAGACCTCATCTCGATTGGCACCATCGGGCTGATTAAGGCGGTCAACACCTTCGACGCCAGCAAAAACATCAAGCTGGCCACCTATGCCAGCCGCTGTATCGAAAATGAGATTCTGATGTTTTTACGCCGCACTTCCCGCATTAAAGGAGAGATCTCCCTGGATGAGCCGCTCAATGTGGATTGGGATGGCAACGAGCTTTTGCTCTCGGATATCTTGGGCACGGAGGGCGACGCCGTTTTCAAGGAGATTGAGAGCGACGTGGAAAAATCCCTCATCGCCGAGGCTGTTTCGCATCTGCCCGCCCGGGAAAAGCTGATCATCAATATGCGCTTTGGGCTATCCGGCTTCCGGGAAAACACGCAAAAGCAGGTCGCAGACGCGCTGGGCATTTCGCAGAGCTATATTTCCCGGCTGGAAAAGCGCATCATCAAGCGCCTGCAAAAAGACGTCTCGAAAATGCTCTAG